Sequence from the Burkholderiales bacterium genome:
TGTCGCAATTGCATCAGTTGCGGGGACGCATCGGACGCGGCGCGGGGCACAGCGTTTGCATCCTGATGTATCAGAACCCGCTTGGAGAAGCCGCTCGGGCAAGGCTCAAAATAGTTTTCGAGACCGCGGACGGCTTCGAAATCGCCAGACAGGACCTGCGTCTGCGTGGGCCGGGGGAATTTCTCGGGGCGCGGCAAAGCGGCGTGCCCATGCTGCGCTTTGCCGATATCAACATCGATGTTGATTTGCTTGAGGGTGCGCGCGATGCTGCGGCCCGCATGCTCAAGGAATTTCCACAGTTCGTTGAATTGCATTTGCAGCGCTGGCTGGGCGGCAGGCAAGACTATCTGCGGGTATAAGAATTACCGGTGCCCTTGTTATGAAGCGCTCTCAGTATCGGTGGCAGCCAAGCCCAGTCAATGCTCAACGTTCTTATCATCGATGGCTAATCGAGCGCGGTTCACTCACGCGTCGCCTGCAAGCACGCTGCCCGTCATTCAGCGTGCGGGCGGTGCAACAGCGGCTTGACCGGCCGTGCCGCGACGAGTTGGCGGCAATCAGCTCCAAGAGCCAGGAACTGCAGGTGGTGCGGGACGTATATTTATATTGCCGTGAAACTCCGGTGGTGTTTGCGCACAGTGTCCTGAATCGGCATAGTCTGCGGGGAGCGTGGCGCAACATCAGCAGACAGGGCGTAAAACCGCTTGGGGCGGCGCTATTTGCCAATCCGCGCGTTAAGCGCACACCCCTGTACTTCAGGAAGTTCGACTCGCATCATAAGCTTTACTCATGTGCATGCCGTTTGCTGAAAGATCCCCCCAGCCATCTGTGGGGAAGGCGCTCGGTCTTCATCCTGCGCGGGCAACCGATACTTGTAACTGAAGTATTTTTGCCCGGAATCCTGGAACTTATGCGATGACGCTCAAGGAGCGATTGCACCTATACGAAAAATTGATGCGGCTCGATAAGCCGATAGGTGTTTTATTGCTGTTGTGGCCGACGCTATGGGGCCTGTGGATTTCCTCGTATGGTCGGCCGAACTGGGTAATACTCTGGATTTTTGTTTTAGGCACGATCCTGATGCGTTCCGCAGGCTGCGTCATCAATGACTACGTTGATCGTGATATTGACAGGCAGGTGGAGCGAACTCGCGGCCGACCCTTGGCAAGCGGTCAGGTCAGCGCCAAGGAGGCATTATTGCTGGCTACGGTTCTGGCGCTGCTCGCATTTTCGTTGATTCTGACGCTCGATCGTCTGGTAATAATTCTTTCCGTGCCGGCACTGCTGATCGCAGCAACGTATCCGTATACGAAACGGTTTTTTGCCGTTCCGCAAG
This genomic interval carries:
- a CDS encoding chorismate lyase — encoded protein: MKRSQYRWQPSPVNAQRSYHRWLIERGSLTRRLQARCPSFSVRAVQQRLDRPCRDELAAISSKSQELQVVRDVYLYCRETPVVFAHSVLNRHSLRGAWRNISRQGVKPLGAALFANPRVKRTPLYFRKFDSHHKLYSCACRLLKDPPSHLWGRRSVFILRGQPILVTEVFLPGILELMR